A genome region from Drosophila simulans strain w501 chromosome 2R, Prin_Dsim_3.1, whole genome shotgun sequence includes the following:
- the LOC6734762 gene encoding U3 small nucleolar RNA-associated protein 18 homolog, which translates to MSSDESSDGLEELQSLKALYGQQEKEKPKNIKRERYIPKASQAKELNYVEVPMEKVLFGDRQRLLTNLAKSVGHKLPNDYEDEQEGNPGQAKPGDKRKAAWSDSDDEDLQVGDVKKATKHTGPLNHLRRDKSYKEYLTARFQRTLNQPKWAEKKVKNEDDEDESSDEELLRTVGFIDRKARNSDLPQKTLNFKRVKDLNRATYSEGNTTSIQFHPTSTAALVAGMDGLATIYAVDGQKNEKLHNMRFKKFPLACSRIAPCGTRAFFGSVKPYYYSYDLLEAKESKLKVPGAMSFMHRFEVSPCGKFIVTAGKFGAIHLLTAKTNELLHSFKQEGKVKGFTWSGDSKRIIVCGSTCNVTVLNLRQNLIEHTFMDDGCIHGESIQLSPNQRLLATGTQEGVVNIYDYESVFASKAPQPEKRFMNLRTAITDLQFNHTSELLAMCSSEAPNAFKLGHFPSATVYSNFPAQNENVGFVTSMAFSPHSSFLAFATRGKQVPLFRLKYFKGY; encoded by the coding sequence ATGAGTTCAGACGAGTCCAGCGATGGattggaggagctgcagagTCTGAAGGCTCTCTACGGCCAGCAGGAGAAAGAGAAAccgaaaaatatcaaaaggGAACGCTATATTCCAAAGGCCTCGCAGGCCAAAGAGCTCAACTATGTGGAGGTGCCCATGGAAAAGGTGCTCTTCGGCGACAGGCAGCGACTGCTCACCAATCTAGCCAAGTCCGTGGGACACAAGTTACCGAACGATTACGAGGATGAGCAGGAGGGAAATCCCGGTCAGGCAAAGCCAGGCGACAAGCGAAAAGCCGCCTGGTCGGATTCCGATGACGAGGACCTGCAGGTGGGCGATGTCAAGAAGGCCACGAAGCACACGGGTCCACTGAATCACCTGCGCAGGGATAAATCGTACAAGGAGTACCTTACGGCGCGATTCCAGCGCACGCTCAACCAACCCAAGTGGGCGGAGAAGAAGGTCAAAaacgaggacgacgaggacgaatCCTCCGACGAGGAACTGCTGCGGACGGTTGGCTTCATCGATCGCAAAGCCCGGAACAGTGATCTGCCCCAGAAGACTCTGAATTTTAAACGGGTCAAAGACCTGAACAGGGCCACATATTCCGAGGGTAATACCACCAGCATTCAGTTCCATCCAACCAGTACTGCTGCTCTAGTGGCGGGCATGGACGGCCTAGCCACCATCTACGCTGTGGACGGGCAAAAGAACGAGAAGTTACACAATATGCGCTTCAAGAAGTTCCCGCTGGCCTGCTCGAGGATTGCTCCATGCGGCACAAGGGCGTTCTTCGGTTCCGTGAAACCATACTACTACTCCTACGACTTGCTGGAGGCCAAGGAATCCAAGCTGAAGGTGCCGGGTGCAATGTCGTTTATGCACCGCTTTGAGGTGTCTCCATGTGGCAAATTTATCGTCACTGCTGGCAAGTTTGGGGCCATTCACCTGCTCACGGCCAAAACAAATGAGCTGCTGCACAGCTTTAAGCAGGAGGGCAAAGTTAAGGGATTCACTTGGTCTGGTGACTCCAAGAGAATCATCGTCTGCGGTTCCACTTGCAATGTCACCGTGCTAAACCTGCGCCAGAACCTCATTGAGCACACCTTCATGGACGACGGCTGTATACATGGAGAGTCCATTCAACTGTCTCCCAACCAACGCCTACTGGCCACCGGCACTCAAGAGGGCGTGGTCAACATCTACGACTACGAGAGCGTTTTCGCCTCCAAGGCCCCACAACCCGAGAAGCGCTTCATGAACCTGCGGACTGCCATCACGGATCTGCAGTTCAATCACACATCTGAGCTGCTGGCTATGTGCTCCAGTGAGGCGCCGAATGCTTTTAAGCTGGGCCATTTCCCCAGCGCTACTGTGTACTCCAATTTCCCGGCACAGAACGAGAATGTTGGCTTTGTGACCTCCATGGCCTTCTCGCCGCACAGCAGCTTCCTGGCCTTTGCCACTAGGGGCAAACAGGTGCCGCTCTTTAGGCTTAAGTACTTCAAGGGTTATTAA
- the LOC6734763 gene encoding zinc finger protein 236, translated as MTGDFLTFFVRFLLSKHKSPQRIMTSAGDWIEELEQATLLSIQEDNGIVTKVYVEPCLQPRIKKKVFPVDNTQLFHCPFCSIAIRTAGPYKVHLMACKRHWARMMKDAPDVSQQPCSICKKTFSSVDALVSHRLLHGTPSLNRTCAACNVEFETDLEYRTHLESHLIPCESTDESNEGAYTITKTFTCIFCRTEFEASFKPGQVTRRYGCDACVVRLKAQEEEKKIFGKRRAQLSCDRCGKKYKYEGFLHRHVKICQMPDKSKRKREIEINEVS; from the coding sequence ATGACCGGCGACTTTCTCACTTTCTTCGTACGCTTCTTACTGTCGAAACACAAGAGCCCACAAAGGATTATGACAAGTGCTGGCGACTGGATCGAGGAGCTGGAACAAGCTACTCTACTGTCGATTCAGGAGGATAATGGTATTGTTACCAAGGTGTACGTAGAGCCCTGTTTGCAGCCGAgaataaaaaagaaagttttCCCGGTGGACAACACGCAACTCTTCCACTGTCCGTTTTGCTCTATTGCGATTCGCACGGCCGGTCCCTACAAGGTCCATCTGATGGCCTGCAAAAGACACTGGGCACGCATGATGAAGGATGCGCCGGACGTGTCCCAGCAGCCGTGCAGCATTTGCAAGAAAACCTTCTCATCGGTGGATGCCCTGGTCAGCCACAGGCTCCTGCATGGAACTCCATCATTGAATCGCACCTGTGCAGCCTGCAATGTCGAGTTCGAGACGGATCTGGAGTATCGCACCCATTTGGAGAGCCATCTGATACCGTGCGAGTCCACGGATGAGTCCAACGAAGGGGCGTACACCATCACCAAGACCTTCACTTGCATTTTCTGTCGCACGGAATTCGAGGCCAGCTTTAAGCCTGGCCAAGTGACCCGCCGATACGGGTGCGACGCATGTGTCGTAAGGCTGAAGGcccaggaggaggagaaaaAGATCTTTGGGAAGAGAAGGGCCCAGTTAAGCTGTGATCGTTGTGGGAAAAAGTACAAATATGAGGGCTTCCTTCACCGTCATGTGAAGATTTGCCAGATGCCGGATAAATCCAAAAGAAAGCGTGAGATTGAAATCAACGAAGTCAGTTAA
- the LOC6734760 gene encoding alpha-N-acetylgalactosaminidase, whose protein sequence is MYGTWGVFLGGILLLQVLQLSMGLDNGLALKPPMGWMSWERFRCITDCKLYPDECISEKLFRRHADLLVSEGYADAGYEYVIIDDCWLEKNRDNDTQKLVPDRKRFPNGLNALSDHIHYQGLKFGLYQDYGTNTCAGYPGVIKHMKLDAQTFADWDVDYVKLDGCYANISDMATGYPEFGRLLNETGRPMVYSCSWPAYQEDAGEMPDYESLKQHCNLWRNWDDIEDSLESLMQIIDYFAKNQDRIQPHGGPGHWNDPDMLLLGNYGLSYDQSKLQMAIWAIMAAPLIMSNDLAAVRPEIKAILQNRAVIAVDQDELGIQGRRVLSRNQIEVWKRPITPVTKSGHHSYAVAFVSRRDDGAPYRIPFTVKEFGLTNPNGYNVQDLYDVSNKLGIFQSESQFITRVNPNGVTFYKFTAL, encoded by the exons ATGTACGGAACGTGGGGCGTCTTTCTGGGCGGGATTCTCCTGCTGCAGGTTCTGCAATTATCCATGGGCCTCGATAATGGCCTGGCACTAAA GCCACCTATGGGCTGGATGTCCTGGGAACG CTTCCGTTGCATTACCGACTGTAAACTGTATCCGGATGAGTGCATCAG TGAAAAACTATTCCGAAGACATGCGGATCTCCTTGTTTCTGAAGGATATGCGGATGCTGGCTACGAGTACGTCATCATAGATGACTGCTGGCTGGAGAAGAATCGCGACAACGATACCCAGAAGCTGGTTCCGGACAGAAAGCGCTTTCCCAACGGCCTAAATGCTTTATCCGAtcat ATCCACTACCAGGGTCTGAAGTTTGGCTTGTACCAGGATTACGGCACCAACACCTGCGCTGGCTATCCCGGAGTGATCAAGCACATGAAGCTGGACGCACAGACCTTTGCGGATTGGGACGTGGACTACGTGAAGCTGGACGGCTGCTATGCCAATATCAGCGACATGGCTACGGGATATCCGGAGTTCGGACGCCTGCTCAATGAAACTGGTCGTCCGATGGTGTACTCCTGCAGTTGGCCCGCTTATCAGGAGGATGCAGGAGAAATGCCCGACTATGAGTCACTCAAGCAGCACTGTAATCTGTGGCGCAACTGGGACGACATCGAAGACTCGCTCGAGTCCCTCATGCAGATCATAGACTACTTTGCCAAGAATCAGGACAGGATTCAGCCGCATGGCGGACCAGGACACTGGAACGATCCCgatatgctgctgctgggaaaCTACGGCTTGAGTTACGATCAAAGCAAGCTGCAGATGGCCATTTGGGCCATTATGGCGGCACCTCTAATTATGTCCAATGATCTGGCTGCAGTGCGTCCCGAAATCAAGGCTATACTGCAGAATCG TGCGGTTATTGCTGTGGACCAGGATGAGCTGGGCATCCAGGGCCGTCGTGTTTTGTCCCGCAACCAAATCGAAGTCTGGAAACGTCCCATTACGCCAGTAACCAAGAGTGGACATCACTCCTATGCCGTCGCCTTCGTCAGTCGCCGAGATGATGGCGCTCCCTACAGGATCCCCTTCACGGTCAAGGAGTTCGGACTGACGAATCCAAATGGTTATAATGTGCAGGATCTATACGATGTCAGCAACAAGTTGGGCATCTTCCAGTCGGAGAGTCAGTTCATCACACGCGTCAATCCCAATG GCGTAACTTTCTACAAGTTTACAGCGTTGTAA
- the LOC27206175 gene encoding hydroxymethylglutaryl-CoA synthase 1, with the protein MASHWPENVGIRAIEILFPSQYVDQTELETFDGASAGKYTIGLGQAKMGFCSDREDVNSLCLTVVSRLLERHHVKHSEIGRLEVGTETIVDKSKSVKSVLMQLFAESGNTDIEGIDTTNACYGGTAALFNAVNWVESSSWDGRLALAVCADIAVYAKGAARPTGGAGAVAMLVGPNAPLILDRGLRATHMEHAYDFYKPDLSSEYPTVDGKLSIQCYLSALDTCYRLYRKKFDQQQKDSSKQPASLSTFDAILFHTPFCKLVQKSVGRLSFNDFLLSSEEERTKQFPELERFNTATLESTYFDRDVEKAFMTQSADIFASKTKKSLLLANQVGNMYTPSVYSGLVSLLIGGPAQELVGKRIGLFSYGSGLAASMYSISVTQDAAAFEKFVSKLEYVQPLLNSREKVAPEQFSALMEVREKNNHAAPYTPTGSISALFPGTYYLKDVDALHRRTYERTPTISNGVH; encoded by the coding sequence ATGGCATCCCACTGGCCCGAGAACGTTGGCATACGCGCCATCGAGATTCTCTTCCCCTCCCAGTACGTGGACCAGACGGAGCTGGAGACCTTCGATGGTGCCTCCGCGGGCAAGTACACAATTGGCCTGGGCCAGGCCAAGATGGGCTTCTGCTCGGACCGCGAGGATGTCAACTCTCTCTGCCTGACGGTTGTGAGTCGCCTGCTGGAGCGACACCATGTGAAGCACTCGGAGATCGGACGACTGGAGGTGGGAACCGAGACCATTGTGGACAAGTCCAAGTCGGTGAAGTCCGTTCTGATGCAGCTGTTCGCCGAGAGCGGAAACACCGACATCGAGGGCATCGACACCACAAACGCCTGTTACGGCGGCACGGCGGCGCTCTTCAATGCCGTCAATTGGGTGGAATCTTCCAGCTGGGACGGCCGCCTGGCTTTGGCCGTTTGTGCTGATATCGCCGTGTACGCCAAGGGTGCAGCGCGCCCAACTGGCGGTGCGGGTGCTGTGGCTATGCTGGTGGGTCCAAATGCGCCGCTTATCCTCGATCGTGGACTACGCGCCACGCACATGGAGCACGCCTACGACTTTTACAAGCCGGACCTCAGCTCTGAATATCCCACGGTAGATGGAAAGCTGTCTATCCAGTGCTATCTTTCTGCTCTGGACACCTGCTACAGGCTGTATCGCAAGAAGTTcgaccagcagcagaaggataGTTCCAAGCAGCCGGCCAGCCTGAGCACCTTCGATGCTATCCTATTCCACACACCCTTCTGCAAGTTGGTGCAAAAGTCTGTGGGTCGCCTGAGCTTCAACGATTTCCTGCTGAGCAGCGAGGAGGAGCGAACGAAGCAGTTTCCCGAACTGGAACGCTTCAATACCGCCACCCTGGAGAGCACCTACTTCGATCGCGATGTGGAGAAGGCCTTCATGACGCAGTCCGCCGACATCTTTGCCAGCAAGACCAAGAaatcgctgctgctggccaaccAAGTGGGCAATATGTACACGCCCTCGGTGTACTCCGGCTTGGTGTCTCTGTTGATTGGCGGACCAGCCCAGGAGCTGGTAGGAAAGCGCATTGGACTGTTCTCCTACGGATCCGGACTGGCTGCTTCCATGTACTCGATAAGCGTGACCCAGGATGCGGCTGCTTTCGAAAAGTTTGTCTCGAAGCTGGAATACGTGCAGCCATTGCTAAATTCACGGGAGAAGGTTGCGCCCGAGCAGTTCTCCGCGTTGATGGAGGTGCGGGAGAAGAACAACCATGCGGCGCCCTACACGCCTACGGGCAGCATCTCTGCACTGTTTCCCGGCACCTACTATCTGAAGGATGTGGATGCGCTGCATCGACGCACCTACGAGCGCACGCCGACCATCAGCAATGGGGTGCACTAA
- the LOC6734761 gene encoding nuclear pore glycoprotein p62, whose amino-acid sequence MAFQLPTTTAAPTGGASSSFSFGLSTGTPAAAPAAGTATTVPATKTTFSFGTPAPAACIGGGDADNTKAQAPPAFGFGLTSGTASAPLTLGTQAANLASTTSATATGTSAAPAAFGGFTAQPAASVVPTIATSAPNTAATTTGLLGGSGLGAPKTTAAAPTTLTAAPASIAPTQGAAPAPTLSTGGAFANLTTETKTTDSSAVSAASQLSYHQLEEHINKWTLEFEEQEKVFTEQATQINAWDKLLISNNQKIVELNDAVKKVKTDQQVLDQELEFIATQQKELEDSLGPLEKEFVNLPRVDMERSQTYLMVENLDTQLKQMSEDLKEIIDNLNEANKGQDTTDPIIQIGKILNAHMNSLQWIESQSTNISKKLEDIGKIQDSQKRDIFRAPF is encoded by the coding sequence ATGGCATTCCAGTTGCCAACAACAACCGCCGCCCCGACCGGAGGCGCTTCATCGTCGTTTTCCTTCGGCCTCAGCACAGGAACACCAGCCGCAGCACCAGCTGCAGGAACAGCGACCACGGTTCCCGCCACAAAAACCACATTCTCGTTCGGAACGCCGGCACCTGCTGCTTGTATCGGTGGCGGAGATGCAGACAACACCAAGGCGCAGGCTCCACCGGCCTTTGGATTTGGCCTGACATCCGGCACTGCTTCAGCTCCCCTCACGCTGGGCACTCAAGCCGCAAATCTAGCGTCCACCACTTCTGCGACCGCGACTGGAACCTCTGCTGCTCCGGCCGCCTTCGGAGGCTTTACGGCTCAGCCAGCGGCATCTGTGGTGCCAACTATAGCAACCAGTGCACCGAACACCGCAGCTACCACAACTGGATTGCTGGGCGGGTCTGGATTGGGAGCTCCTAAGACCACTGCCGCTGCGCCAACAACTCTGACTGCAGCTCCGGCGTCCATAGCGCCCACGCAAGGAGCTGCACCGGCCCCAACTTTAAGTACTGGCGGTGCTTTTGCCAATCTCACTACCGAGACCAAGACCACAGACTCATCGGCCGTTTCCGCGGCATCCCAATTGTCCTACCACCAACTGGAGGAGCATATCAACAAGTGGACTCTGGAGTTCGAGGAACAGGAAAAGGTATTCACCGAACAGGCCACTCAGATCAACGCCTGGGACAAACTGCTCATCAGCAACAACCAGAAGATCGTCGAGCTTAACGATGCCGtcaaaaaagtgaaaaccgATCAGCAAGTGCTGGACCAGGAGCTGGAGTTTATAGCCACGCAGCAAAAAGAGCTTGAGGACAGCCTGGGACCGCTTGAGAAGGAATTCGTTAATCTCCCGAGAGTGGACATGGAACGCAGCCAAACCTACCTGATGGTGGAGAATCTGGACACGCAACTGAAGCAGATGTCCGAGGACCTAAAGGAGATCATAGACAACTTGAACGAGGCCAACAAGGGCCAGGACACCACTGATCCCATCATACAGATCGGAAAAATCCTTAATGCCCATATGAATTCGTTGCAGTGGATCGAATCGCAGTCGACGAACATCAGCAAGAAGCTGGAAGACATTGGCAAGATTCAAGACTCCCAGAAACGAGATATTTTCCGAGCTCCTTTCTAA